In one window of Leptospira yasudae DNA:
- a CDS encoding helix-turn-helix domain-containing protein has protein sequence MKIRGWTQEELAKIGGVNQSSISRYMQGALPALDFIINLYKNKRVDPIIFVRDFEEDTVKFDVIGERLVEDVSQFLRFLKNSPDALELFWKIYNLDEVGRKAVIAFVDRILEE, from the coding sequence ATGAAAATCAGAGGTTGGACACAGGAAGAACTCGCGAAAATTGGAGGAGTAAACCAGTCGTCGATTAGTCGATATATGCAAGGCGCTCTTCCGGCCTTGGATTTTATTATAAATTTATATAAGAATAAAAGAGTCGATCCGATTATCTTCGTTCGAGATTTCGAGGAAGATACCGTAAAATTTGATGTTATTGGTGAGCGATTGGTTGAGGATGTCTCGCAGTTCCTTCGTTTTTTGAAAAACTCACCGGATGCTTTGGAGTTATTTTGGAAAATTTATAATCTGGATGAAGTAGGGAGAAAAGCTGTTATTGCTTTCGTAGATAGAATCCTAGAGGAATAA
- a CDS encoding LBL_2463 family protein, which translates to MSHIKLKEPQTTKHQNPEKQATLFLMCNYETNARLVEKARTFVQDQYSKLGYVGYDADFDRRFDLNGLSQYFIGIDDEQNIVATSRVLVRGPEGLPIEYAIRKDSEEKVDLGNGNISEMNSFAASNMTAGLRVLVMSAEYTVQQNFDATFGLYDIERPSVGRLYNRFGTVESKDHPYTIYYPNYGKLEAGEIRPTEWAIQVSDYAKIIAKIRQS; encoded by the coding sequence ATGTCACATATTAAACTCAAAGAACCACAAACAACGAAACATCAAAACCCCGAAAAGCAAGCAACCCTCTTTCTAATGTGCAATTACGAAACGAACGCACGATTAGTTGAGAAGGCACGAACATTCGTACAAGACCAGTATTCAAAGCTCGGTTATGTAGGCTATGATGCCGATTTTGATCGAAGATTTGATTTAAACGGCCTGAGCCAGTATTTCATTGGAATTGACGATGAACAAAATATAGTAGCAACGTCACGCGTCTTAGTGCGAGGTCCAGAAGGACTTCCAATCGAATATGCAATAAGAAAAGATTCTGAAGAAAAAGTAGATTTGGGCAACGGAAATATTTCTGAAATGAATTCGTTTGCTGCTTCAAACATGACCGCAGGATTAAGAGTTTTGGTTATGAGCGCTGAATATACAGTCCAACAAAACTTTGACGCGACATTTGGTCTTTATGATATTGAAAGGCCGTCCGTAGGTAGGCTCTACAATCGTTTCGGAACGGTCGAATCAAAGGATCATCCATATACAATTTACTACCCAAACTATGGCAAATTGGAAGCGGGAGAAATTCGACCGACCGAATGGGCAATACAAGTGTCGGATTATGCGAAAATTATTGCAAAAATACGTCAGAGTTAA
- a CDS encoding LexA family protein — translation MKFDENQPFRSKILSDRVYPFINPVRAGFPSPAAEYIESELNPIDLLVPNPDSSFFGKVLGNSMEDVFVRNGDLIIVDRSIEPRNGHVVVGTYEGAFLTKILQIEGKRRTLVSGNPLYPPIPITNENEFQLWGVVRCSCHDLLGGWGVRPR, via the coding sequence GTGAAATTCGACGAGAATCAGCCATTCCGATCTAAGATATTATCCGATCGAGTATACCCTTTTATAAATCCAGTCCGCGCGGGGTTCCCATCGCCCGCAGCGGAATATATCGAAAGCGAGCTTAACCCTATCGATCTTCTCGTACCGAATCCGGATTCCTCTTTTTTCGGCAAGGTTCTTGGAAATTCAATGGAGGATGTTTTCGTTCGAAATGGCGACCTTATCATCGTAGACAGATCGATAGAACCGCGTAACGGACACGTCGTGGTCGGCACATACGAAGGAGCGTTTCTTACGAAAATCCTCCAAATCGAAGGAAAAAGACGAACACTCGTTTCCGGAAATCCGCTCTATCCCCCGATTCCAATCACGAACGAAAACGAATTCCAACTTTGGGGAGTAGTTAGGTGCAGTTGTCACGATTTACTTGGAGGGTGGGGTGTACGCCCTCGTTGA
- a CDS encoding Y-family DNA polymerase → MYALVDCNSFYCSCERLFRPELRDRPVIVLSNNDGCVISRSSEAKAIGVKMGEPAFMRREFFAANNIHVFSSNYALYGDLSRRVMNQLRDFSPEIEVYSIDEAFLGLSGFPKITLPAIANNIFQRIPRNTGIPVSVGIGPTKTLSKIANHLAKKREEYGGVFIIDSEAARETALKQVSVADIWGIGPAFSRKLEAVGIMNAWEFANANKHWIRKHLTVVGARIAYELNAIECSTLVTIDPAKKTIAIARSFSSMRDSLESLEGAVATFATRAAFNLRKQDGYANLVRVFIHTNAHRPDLDQYATNIPIPLPVQMQDTMKIVRYALLGLRRIYRPGLQYKKAGVILDQIRTKGDQQDDLFSDFDRSRDEQISSAMDRINGKFGKDKIKLAVASKQNAWSLRQENLSPRYTTRWEDIPLVLS, encoded by the coding sequence GTGTACGCCCTCGTTGATTGTAATTCGTTTTACTGTTCGTGCGAGCGTCTTTTCCGTCCGGAACTTCGAGACCGTCCGGTCATCGTGCTTTCAAACAACGATGGTTGCGTAATTTCGCGAAGTTCCGAAGCGAAAGCGATCGGAGTTAAAATGGGTGAACCTGCGTTTATGCGAAGAGAATTCTTTGCCGCGAATAACATTCACGTTTTTTCTTCGAACTACGCGTTGTATGGCGACCTCTCGCGACGCGTGATGAACCAATTGCGCGACTTTTCTCCGGAAATTGAGGTCTACTCGATCGACGAAGCGTTTTTAGGACTTAGCGGTTTCCCAAAAATTACGTTACCCGCGATCGCGAATAACATTTTTCAAAGAATCCCGCGAAACACCGGAATTCCGGTAAGCGTCGGCATCGGACCAACGAAAACTCTTTCGAAGATCGCGAACCACCTCGCGAAGAAGAGAGAAGAATACGGCGGCGTTTTTATAATCGATTCCGAAGCCGCGCGAGAAACAGCGCTCAAACAAGTTTCCGTCGCAGACATTTGGGGAATCGGTCCCGCATTCTCGCGCAAACTCGAAGCGGTCGGGATTATGAACGCTTGGGAATTTGCGAACGCGAACAAGCATTGGATCAGAAAACATTTAACGGTCGTCGGTGCGAGAATCGCGTATGAGCTAAACGCGATTGAATGTTCTACACTCGTAACGATTGACCCTGCAAAAAAGACGATCGCGATCGCCCGGTCGTTCAGCTCAATGCGTGACTCGCTGGAGTCTTTGGAGGGTGCAGTCGCAACGTTTGCGACGCGCGCAGCATTTAATCTTCGAAAACAAGACGGTTACGCGAATTTAGTCCGCGTCTTTATACATACGAACGCTCACAGACCGGATCTGGATCAATACGCGACAAACATCCCGATTCCGTTGCCCGTACAAATGCAAGATACAATGAAAATCGTCCGCTATGCGCTGCTTGGCCTACGGCGGATCTACAGACCGGGACTTCAATACAAAAAAGCGGGCGTGATCCTGGACCAAATCCGAACGAAGGGCGATCAGCAAGACGACCTCTTTAGCGACTTTGATCGAAGTCGTGATGAGCAAATTTCGAGCGCGATGGATCGGATAAACGGAAAGTTCGGAAAAGATAAAATCAAACTCGCGGTCGCAAGCAAGCAGAACGCGTGGTCGCTCCGCCAAGAAAACCTTTCTCCGCGATATACAACAAGATGGGAGGACATTCCGCTTGTGCTATCATAA
- a CDS encoding SOS response-associated peptidase, which produces MSARFSAGLIEPADFKPIFHEHGYEHKPRPLVIREDENRFLGAGWGLIPKWVKSVEEAKLSQNRTLNAKSETIFELPSFREAILYRRCLIPSTGFYDSQEVHQKTYPYRVFLKHEEIFSLAGIWEEWENPETGEIKKTYSMLTTPPNRKFSQIHTRMPLILPREKEEIWIDSAMKSRKDIEPLLKIYPEENLDFYTIRKFRPGDNYDEDILKKVAYEELSQQELF; this is translated from the coding sequence TTGTCTGCGCGATTTAGCGCAGGACTGATCGAACCAGCGGATTTTAAACCGATCTTTCACGAACATGGTTACGAACATAAACCGCGCCCTCTTGTAATTCGTGAAGATGAAAATCGATTTTTAGGGGCAGGCTGGGGACTGATCCCCAAATGGGTGAAAAGTGTTGAAGAAGCGAAACTGTCGCAAAATCGAACATTGAACGCAAAATCAGAAACGATTTTTGAACTACCTTCCTTTCGCGAAGCAATTCTATATAGAAGATGCCTGATTCCTTCGACTGGATTTTACGACAGCCAAGAGGTTCACCAAAAAACGTATCCCTATCGAGTTTTTTTAAAACATGAAGAGATCTTTTCTTTGGCGGGGATCTGGGAAGAATGGGAAAATCCGGAGACTGGCGAAATAAAAAAAACGTATTCTATGCTCACAACTCCGCCGAATCGGAAATTCTCGCAAATTCATACACGAATGCCTTTGATTCTTCCGCGAGAAAAAGAAGAGATTTGGATCGATTCGGCAATGAAAAGTCGAAAGGATATTGAACCTCTTCTCAAGATATATCCAGAAGAAAACTTAGATTTCTATACAATCCGGAAATTCCGTCCAGGTGACAACTACGACGAAGACATCCTAAAAAAAGTAGCATACGAAGAACTTAGCCAGCAGGAGCTTTTTTGA
- a CDS encoding YajG family lipoprotein — protein sequence MKRIVCVAGMLFSILLVSSNCAFSEGTIRADYPNPILNEKTKKNVTLIFQKSDDSPVSIVDGFNREGIRKNSLGFETAHMFTDPKGPQMLKEILTMELKNSGIDVVESSDSAKAPQLELELLHLFMEVEVGIFAGDIVTIIDADIIMKTNGKVYKRRFKGIGESRTILWIDHFYKKSLKRSLEDFVKKSVPEIITLINEKS from the coding sequence ATGAAAAGAATCGTATGTGTGGCAGGGATGTTGTTTTCGATCTTGCTGGTTTCTTCCAATTGCGCGTTTTCGGAAGGAACGATTAGAGCTGACTATCCAAATCCAATTCTAAACGAAAAAACCAAAAAGAACGTCACTTTGATTTTTCAAAAATCGGATGATTCACCTGTTTCGATCGTAGACGGATTCAACAGGGAAGGAATTCGTAAGAATAGTTTAGGATTCGAGACCGCGCACATGTTCACCGATCCGAAAGGGCCGCAGATGTTGAAAGAGATTTTAACAATGGAGTTAAAGAACTCTGGAATCGATGTAGTAGAAAGCTCAGATTCAGCTAAAGCACCTCAATTGGAATTAGAATTACTCCATTTATTTATGGAGGTAGAAGTCGGAATATTCGCAGGCGATATTGTAACGATCATCGATGCAGATATTATAATGAAGACGAATGGGAAGGTATATAAAAGGAGATTCAAAGGGATAGGGGAATCGAGGACAATTCTCTGGATAGATCATTTTTATAAGAAATCACTTAAAAGATCCCTCGAAGACTTTGTAAAGAAGTCTGTCCCGGAAATTATCACTCTTATTAACGAGAAATCTTAA